A genomic segment from Salvia splendens isolate huo1 chromosome 13, SspV2, whole genome shotgun sequence encodes:
- the LOC121763002 gene encoding DEAD-box ATP-dependent RNA helicase 37-like, whose translation MPATWSESVEKAPTGGGVGATSHASRSTYVPPHLRNRPPSASADPPPSATVSYAGTLAGNESQGQGGPAVGGFQSYGSRNDLSGGGLSRGGGGGGSGWNNRNGGWDRGREREANPFQNGVPEPEFAAQENLGINFDAYEDIPVETSGKDVPPPVNTFAEIDLGDALNMNIKRCKYVKPTPVQRHAIPISLAGRDLMACAQTGSGKTAAFCFPIISGILKSGQSAQRQPRMPRMAFPLALILSPTRELSIQIHEEARKFSYQTGVKVVVAYGGAPINQQLRELERGVDILVATPGRLVDLLERARVSLQNIRYLALDEADRMLDMGFEPQIRRIVQQMDMPPPGVRQTLLFSATFPKEIQRLAADFLSNYIFLAVGRVGSSTELILQRIEYVLETDKRSHLMDLLHAQRANGVQAKQALTLVFVETKKGADSLEHWLCINGFPATSIHGDRTQQEREYALRSFKSGKTPILVATDVAARGLDIPHVAHVINFDLPNDIDDYVHRIGRTGRAGKTGLATAFFNDSNASLAKSLADLMQESNQEVPAWLTRFAARSSFGGGRNRRGQGGGGRFGGRDFRKDSSYNRGGMDMYGGGNSGYNQSGGYGGGYGSAVTSAWD comes from the exons ATGCCTGCTACATGGTCTGAATCTGTCGAGAAGGCTCCCACCGGTGGTGGTGTAGGGGCTACTTCTCATGCTTCTAGAAGTACTTATGTTCCCCCGCATCTTAGGAATAGGCCACCTTCAGCCTCTGCAGACCCTCCTCCCTCAGCTACAGTTTCCTATGCAGGGACTCTGGCGGGAAATGAATCCCAGGGACAAGGTGGTCCAGCTGTAGGTGGATTTCAGTCGTATGGCTCTAGAAATGATTTAAGTGGAGGTGGTCTCAGTcggggtggtggtggaggtggtagTGGTTGGAACAATAGAAATGGTGGATGGGATCGTGGGAGGGAAAGAGAGGCTAATCCTTTTCAAAATGGAGTTCCAGAACCAGAATTTGCAGCACAGGAAAATTTAGGGATCAATTTTGATGCCTATGAGGATATTCCGGTGGAGACAAGTGGGAAAGATGTTCCGCCTCCTGTGAATACGTTTGCCGAGATTGATTTGGGTGATGCTTTAAATATGAATATTAAGAGGTGCAAGTATGTGAAACCTACACCAGTGCAGCGGCATGCCATACCAATATCACTCGCAGGGCGGGATTTGATGGCTTGCGCTCAAACTGGTTCGGGAAAGACTGCAGCATTTTGTTTCCCAATAATTAGTGGAATCTTGAAAAGTGGCCAATCTGCTCAAAGACAACCACGTATGCCACGGATGGCATTTCCGCTTGCTCTCATTCTTTCTCCTACTAGGGAGCTTTCCATTCAG ATTCATGAAGAAGCTAGGAAATTTTCTTATCAAACTGGCGTCAAGGTTGTTGTTGCTTATGGTGGTGCACCAATTAATCAACAG CTTCGAGAACTTGAAAGAGGTGTGGACATACTTGTTGCAACTCCTGGGCGTTTAGTTGATTTGCTGGAAAGAGCTAGAGTCTCGTTACAAAATATTAGGTACTTGGCCCTGGATGAAGCAGATAGAATGTTGGACATGGGTTTTGAACCTCAAATAAGGAGAATTGTGCAACAGATGGACATGCCTCCACCTGGTGTAAGACAGACATTGCTATTTAGCGCCACATTTCCTAAGGAGATTCAG AGACTAGCTGCAGATTTTCTTTCGAATTACATATTTCTGGCTGTTGGAAGAGTTGGTTCTAGCACAGAATTGATCCTCCAAAGAATTGAATATGTGCTTGAGACTGACAAAAGAAGTCACCTGATGGACCTTCTCCATGCACAAAGAGCAAATGGTGTTCAGGCCAAG CAAGCTCTAACATTGGTTTTTGTTGAGACAAAGAAGGGAGCTGATTCTCTTGAACACTGGCTTTGCATTAATGGCTTTCCTGCCACCTCCATTCATGGTGACCGGACACAACAG GAGAGAGAATATGCTTTAAGATCTTTCAAAAGTGGCAAAACTCCAATTCTGGTTGCAACTGATGTGGCAGCTCGTGGCCTTGACATCCCTCATGTTGCACATGTCATCAACTTCGATCTTCCTAATGATATCGACGACTATGTCCACCGTATAGGACGCACTGGGCGTGCTGGTAAAACAGGACTGGCTACTGCGTTTTTCAATGATAGCAATGCTTCATTAGCGAAGTCATTGGCTGATTTAATGCAAGAATCAAATCAAGAGGTTCCTGCTTGGCTGACACGCTTTGCAGCTCGGTCTAGCTTTGGTGGTGGTAGGAACCGCCGAGGGCAAGGTGGTGGAGGGAGATTTGGTGGTCGTGATTTCCGCAAAGATTCCTCCTACAATAGAGGTGGAATGGACATGTATGGTGGTGGGAACAGTGGTTACAACCAATCTGGCGGATATGGTGGAGGCTATGGTTCTGCTGTGACAAGCGCCTGGGACTAA